The following are encoded in a window of Dysgonomonadaceae bacterium PH5-43 genomic DNA:
- a CDS encoding RNA polymerase sigma factor (sigma-70 family) (product_source=TIGR02937; cath_funfam=1.10.10.10,1.10.1740.10; cog=COG1595; pfam=PF04542,PF04545; superfamily=88659,88946; tigrfam=TIGR02937) produces the protein MQNKKQLDTSYTDEDLFVLMSYKEENEAEAKDAFRIFYKRYKNLLWSLCYSVCAKLDIENGAELAQDVFSNTMMTIYSHPTYDSKKSKLSTWMSKIAYNETLDLIKEYNLNDRKNIPLNEDVITSTSDIEDDIVDYETPQKKILNDALSLLSERDREILLTCFLYQEENKHLPDEVLSELSNRYSTTPANIRQIKKRALDKIKAHIIQNSTCQTIKS, from the coding sequence ATGCAAAACAAGAAACAATTAGATACTTCATACACAGATGAAGATCTCTTTGTTTTAATGTCTTATAAGGAAGAAAATGAGGCTGAGGCAAAGGACGCTTTTCGTATTTTTTATAAGCGATACAAGAACTTGCTATGGTCTTTATGCTATAGCGTTTGCGCGAAGTTAGATATTGAGAACGGAGCGGAGTTGGCACAAGATGTCTTTAGTAACACTATGATGACTATTTATTCGCATCCAACATATGATTCTAAGAAAAGTAAGTTGTCAACATGGATGTCAAAAATAGCTTATAACGAGACTCTTGATTTAATCAAAGAATATAATCTGAATGACAGAAAAAATATCCCATTGAATGAGGATGTAATAACTTCTACTTCTGATATTGAAGATGATATTGTTGATTACGAGACACCTCAAAAGAAAATTTTAAATGATGCATTGAGTTTGTTATCTGAAAGAGACCGAGAAATTTTACTTACCTGTTTTCTATATCAGGAAGAAAATAAACATTTGCCGGATGAAGTTTTAAGTGAGTTAAGCAATAGATACTCGACTACACCTGCTAATATTAGGCAAATCAAAAAAAGAGCTTTGGATAAAATTAAAGCGCATATTATCCAAAACTCCACTTGTCAAACGATTAAATCATAA
- a CDS encoding hypothetical protein (product_source=Hypo-rule applied), with product MTKKIKIQDADFEAYLENALKSHGYLFPTTDEQMSVFEENIDYIPLPKELESPDFVFEDKKQTLKKRVIAIDNSEGERNWALAAREGKDIPEDMLAKMKRDKEEAKKKKNDNR from the coding sequence ATGACAAAAAAAATAAAAATACAGGATGCAGATTTTGAAGCATATCTTGAAAATGCACTGAAATCACATGGGTACCTATTCCCTACAACAGATGAACAGATGTCCGTTTTTGAAGAAAATATAGACTATATTCCGTTGCCCAAAGAATTAGAATCTCCTGATTTTGTATTTGAGGATAAAAAGCAGACACTAAAGAAAAGAGTAATTGCAATTGACAATTCAGAGGGAGAAAGGAATTGGGCATTAGCTGCAAGAGAAGGGAAAGATATCCCAGAAGATATGCTTGCGAAAATGAAAAGAGATAAAGAAGAAGCTAAGAAAAAGAAGAATGACAATAGATAA